One segment of Niabella beijingensis DNA contains the following:
- a CDS encoding MutS-related protein encodes MQIDDISFNDIAIFHPEEDYSIFHKLNFTRTFGGKEWLRHFFSTPFSDIQKIRGTQKILRKLILHVEEWPEDITNGTILVMDRFLDYALDRVSNSPTVVDAAIYRVLHHADYSMVRFSINHFADFFRSMKQISTLLKEVELPAGFSIYIERIGQLLKTEAFAQLSESVKDQPFSMSKNLYFAGQLREAHKHAVQELMDIYARLDAWYSMAMAVKHYNLSFPEFTEQPTPTIEATGLYHILLQQPVSYDLEINQENNFLFLTGANMAGKSTLIKSVGAAVFLAHIGMGVPARSMKLTLFDGLISNINVVDNIVKGESYFFNEVQRIRNTVERVSNGQRWLVLIDELFKGTNVQDAMRCSLAVIRGLLKVKSSLFVLSTHLYEIGEELAATPSIAFKHFETTIDGDNLSFSYQLKEGISKDRLGYFILKKEKVVEMLDRL; translated from the coding sequence ATGCAGATCGACGACATCTCTTTTAACGATATCGCTATTTTTCATCCGGAGGAAGACTATTCCATCTTCCACAAACTGAACTTTACCCGCACTTTCGGAGGAAAGGAATGGCTGCGTCATTTCTTTTCCACACCTTTCAGCGACATTCAAAAAATACGCGGCACCCAAAAGATACTCCGGAAGCTGATCCTTCATGTGGAAGAATGGCCGGAAGATATTACCAATGGTACGATACTCGTAATGGACCGCTTCCTGGATTATGCACTGGACCGGGTAAGCAACAGTCCCACGGTAGTAGATGCCGCCATTTACCGGGTACTGCATCATGCCGACTATTCCATGGTCCGTTTTTCCATCAATCACTTTGCCGATTTTTTCAGAAGCATGAAACAGATCTCCACGCTGCTGAAAGAAGTGGAACTGCCGGCCGGCTTTAGTATTTATATTGAGCGCATCGGCCAGTTGCTGAAAACCGAAGCCTTTGCTCAATTATCCGAATCGGTAAAGGACCAGCCCTTCTCCATGAGCAAGAACCTGTATTTTGCCGGTCAGTTGCGCGAAGCACATAAACACGCCGTGCAGGAGCTTATGGACATCTATGCCCGGCTGGATGCCTGGTACTCGATGGCGATGGCAGTAAAACATTACAACCTGTCGTTCCCTGAATTTACAGAGCAACCCACTCCTACAATAGAGGCAACAGGCCTCTATCATATTTTGCTTCAGCAACCGGTGTCATACGATCTTGAGATCAACCAGGAGAATAATTTCCTGTTTTTAACCGGCGCAAACATGGCAGGAAAAAGCACGCTGATCAAATCGGTGGGTGCCGCTGTTTTTCTGGCCCACATTGGAATGGGAGTACCCGCCAGGTCGATGAAGCTGACCTTATTTGACGGACTGATCAGCAATATCAATGTGGTGGACAATATTGTAAAAGGCGAAAGCTACTTTTTTAATGAGGTACAACGCATCCGGAATACCGTAGAGCGGGTAAGTAACGGTCAGCGATGGCTGGTACTGATCGACGAATTGTTCAAGGGAACCAATGTGCAGGATGCCATGCGTTGTTCGCTGGCAGTGATCCGCGGATTGCTGAAGGTGAAGAGTTCGTTGTTTGTCCTCTCCACCCATTTATACGAAATCGGCGAAGAACTGGCCGCCACCCCTTCTATTGCTTTTAAACATTTTGAGACCACCATCGACGGTGATAACCTTTCCTTCAGTTACCAGTTAAAAGAAGGGATCAGTAAAGACCGGCTGGGTTACTTTATCCTGAAAAAAGAAAAGGTAGTGGAAATGCTGGACCGGCTCTGA
- the yihA gene encoding ribosome biogenesis GTP-binding protein YihA/YsxC → MEIQSAAYVKSSAEYTQCPKADRPEYAFIGRSNVGKSSLINMLCDKKALAKTSAAPGKTQLINHFEILSGIRDKTGKLIKSSWYLVDLPGYGYAKVSQKQRKSWSMMIERYILKRENLICLFVLIDSRHEPQKIDLEFINQLGEWQIPFVLVFTKADKNKPGATIRNVAAFLETLKESWETLPLHFVTSAVDRGGREDLLQYIQTQNQAL, encoded by the coding sequence ATGGAGATCCAGTCTGCGGCTTACGTTAAAAGTAGTGCCGAATATACACAATGTCCGAAAGCGGACCGTCCGGAATATGCATTCATCGGCCGTAGCAACGTGGGGAAATCTTCCCTCATCAATATGTTGTGCGATAAAAAAGCACTGGCCAAGACCTCGGCGGCGCCCGGAAAAACACAGCTCATCAATCATTTTGAGATCCTATCGGGGATCCGGGATAAAACCGGGAAACTGATAAAATCTTCCTGGTACCTGGTGGATCTTCCGGGATATGGCTATGCCAAGGTTTCTCAAAAGCAACGGAAAAGCTGGTCTATGATGATCGAGCGGTATATCCTTAAAAGGGAAAACCTCATTTGTTTATTTGTACTGATCGACAGCCGGCATGAACCGCAAAAAATCGATCTTGAATTCATTAACCAGCTCGGTGAATGGCAGATCCCTTTTGTGCTGGTGTTTACCAAAGCGGATAAGAACAAGCCGGGTGCTACCATCCGGAATGTAGCGGCATTTCTCGAAACCCTGAAAGAAAGCTGGGAAACATTGCCATTGCATTTTGTGACTTCTGCGGTTGACAGGGGCGGTCGTGAGGACTTGCTTCAATATATCCAGACACAGAATCAGGCATTGTGA
- a CDS encoding GntR family transcriptional regulator encodes MSIFKYIELDVLSATPKYQQLAQSIINAIADGSIRKDDILPSINELSYEFEISRDTAEKAYKHLKRMGVLGSVPGKGYFVKAGDLQNSLKIFLMFNKLSTHKKIIYDAFVKTLGPTAVIDFYIYNNDFNLFKKLISSIEKKYTHFVIITHFMEGGEGAPEIINALPKEKLILLDKLVPGVTGDFSAVYENFEEDIYRSLEKALDRLKHYETLKIIEPEYSYFPEEITNGFRRFCQQYAFNGKVVHHIQKEIISEKEVYICLMEDDLVTLVDKIMAAELRLGADVGVISYNETPLKRLILQGITTFSTDFEAMGAEAARLVLSGEKQKVAVPFHLRLRPSL; translated from the coding sequence ATGAGTATTTTTAAATATATTGAGCTGGATGTATTGTCAGCCACGCCCAAATACCAGCAGCTGGCGCAATCCATTATCAACGCCATAGCAGATGGCAGTATCCGCAAGGATGATATCCTGCCTTCCATTAACGAGCTGAGTTATGAATTTGAAATTTCCCGTGATACGGCAGAAAAGGCCTATAAACACCTGAAACGGATGGGGGTGCTGGGCTCTGTTCCGGGTAAAGGGTATTTTGTAAAAGCCGGTGATCTGCAGAACTCATTGAAGATATTCCTGATGTTCAATAAGCTCAGCACGCACAAAAAGATCATCTATGATGCATTTGTAAAGACGCTGGGTCCCACGGCTGTAATCGACTTTTACATTTACAATAATGATTTCAACCTTTTTAAAAAACTGATCTCCAGTATTGAAAAGAAATACACCCATTTTGTGATCATCACCCATTTTATGGAAGGGGGAGAAGGCGCACCGGAGATCATCAATGCCCTGCCCAAGGAAAAGCTGATCCTGCTCGACAAACTGGTACCGGGGGTTACCGGTGATTTCAGCGCGGTGTATGAAAACTTCGAAGAAGACATTTACCGGTCGCTGGAAAAGGCACTGGACCGGCTTAAACATTACGAAACCCTGAAGATTATTGAGCCGGAATACTCCTATTTTCCGGAGGAGATCACCAATGGGTTCCGGAGATTCTGTCAGCAATACGCTTTCAACGGGAAAGTGGTGCACCATATTCAGAAGGAAATCATCTCGGAAAAAGAGGTCTATATCTGTCTCATGGAGGACGACCTGGTTACGCTGGTTGACAAGATCATGGCCGCAGAACTCCGGCTGGGAGCGGATGTGGGCGTGATCAGTTATAACGAAACGCCCCTGAAACGGCTGATCTTACAGGGGATCACCACGTTTTCAACAGATTTTGAGGCAATGGGTGCAGAGGCGGCGCGGCTGGTGCTCAGCGGGGAAAAACAAAAGGTAGCGGTGCCTTTTCATTTAAGATTGCGCCCTTCCCTATAA